From the Ammospiza caudacuta isolate bAmmCau1 chromosome 1, bAmmCau1.pri, whole genome shotgun sequence genome, the window ACCCATCAAATTTATCCTTGCCTAAATACAAATCAGCAGTGACAATTCTACACCTTTTAACCAAACCACATGTAACAGCATATGAGCAGCTTTTTATATCTGCtaacagcagagagctgccacCAACTGCTTCCTACAGCATGGAAGACAAACCAACCTGAATAACATTGGTAAGAAGCAACAAATTGCTGCTGATAGCTGGATACTGTCAGGTCATAACTGCACATCTCACAGGTATACTAACACAcggacaaaaagaaaaatagtaaaAGAAAAACTTGGTAAAAGTGAGAGGGAGAACACACATGTCAAATACATGAAGTTTCTTCAATGTATTCCAGAAGTAAGGCCTATTACATACAAGACAATTGTGGCACTCCTTTAAAAACCTAAGTTTTTGTAGCATGTCTTAAATTATTAGTCAAGTTAGATCCATCTGCCAAACTAAAAAAGGTAACTTTTCATAGACAAGGTCCACCCATTTTATGTATACCTAGTAAAGAACCTAAACTTAGAGCAGCTTTCTGTAgtaaaaataggaagaaaacttcataattaaaaattacttattcATCATTGATACCTATAAAGCAAATAACATAACTGATGCTTTTAAGACTTACGTTTCTATTTCTCCTCTGACAAACTTGCAAAACTTAAAAGgttttcttttagtttaaaacttGGCTGCATAGCAGTTTAACAAAATCAAGCGAAAAATAAATCCCTATTTATCACTCATTCAGAATATTCAGGAGCTTTGTCCTGTACTTGAGGTCAAACAGGCTTTACTTTGGTGGTAGTGTAACAGAATCTTTGCAGACAATTTTAAGATAGAGAGCACACCATAACTTCAGAATTACGAACAAAACCAAATGTACCTTCTTGACAATGATTAAGGAAAGCAACTAAAAACCTGACAGCACTCTGCTACTCTCTCATGTaccattttctttctcagttttaATTAGGTTAATGAAGTTAAAGAATACAGACAGTCTGGTGTTGAGAGCATACTCATAACTGTACAGACGCTGCTACAAACACATCACTTTGGTCAATGTCAGTAATGCCACCATGATAACTTTATTACACTCGCAAATTAATCATATCCTCATCCTTAAGGAGGCACAATTTAGCCATTTGCATTCAAATATGCATATAAACATCCAAAAGAGTTACCATAACAGTCTTTATTAAAAAACCTAATGTACATGTTTTGCCCCAGCACAGCTATATTCTCCTTAAAAAGTACTGTATGTATCAAACATTTAAGGTTTATCCCATCACTGCCAATTGTCTTTGAAGAGCTGTCAAATACCTCCAACTTTAATGAATGTCAGTACAGTCTCAAGAAAAAGCTCTCAGCTTTTTAAACGAAGAAGCTTACTATGTTCTGACATGAAGACAACATGCCATTAACAAGTAACCCTTGTGTTAAGTGCATTCTCTCAGGAATTATGTAAGTTCCAAATCCCATGTGAGAATTCATACCCTGCATCAAACACAAGATTAGTTATTCCGGTAAATAGAGAGCATTTGGAAAGGTCTGTCAACGTTCATACTTTTAACAGCTCTTTAAAGAGGTAAGGGTGCAGATTACATACAAGCTCTTTGCATCAGAGTAACacacatttgaaaataaaacaaaacatggAAGACCAATATCTTTACATTTTATtcttcagaaaaagaagaatctTAAAGAAAGCATTTAGTAGTCCACTTGTGCTTAAAATAGTCAATGCATGAgaaagccaaaagaaaaaaaaaaatacacatttttgtACACCATGATCAAAAAGATAACATTATAAATTTCCAGAAATTGCACTGTATTTAGAACACTCTCTAGAATCTGCTCCACTTCTACATATGGCTACTGAGGCTGCCTGACACAGTTCTTTTTCCACTTTAATTGCCAACCTGTGGAGGCCCTTCAGGGATCAGTGATGTGAAGAAGGTTGTGATAAAGGACCAAGCAGAAGCCATGaatccaggctgctgctctgtatTGCCATCTTCACCTGCATCTTCTCCGCTGTCTTCATCAATCCCATCATCCATAAGTCGCtcctttaaaaacagaaattgaaGCAATTCAACTGCTTCTTTTCGGAATTCTGACATAAGGTAACCAGCAGTATCTTCCTACATTAAGTGACTTCTCTCAGAACAACCTCCTGAAGTAACTAGCATGAAGAAAGTCTGTGATTCAAGTAGAGACAATCAGTAATTGTCAGACTggagaaatacagaatttaagCAGCAGGCACAACCTGAGGACAATGCTGAAAGCCTTCTGGTTAAACCAAATCCATTCCACAAAAGCTGGCTTTCTGTCCAGGCACTACAACATACAATATAATAAATAGGAGTCTCAAAAGACATGTCTGCCCTTACTCACCATCTCTTCAAGATCAGGATTATTTGCATGTTGCCCATCACGGTTCACTTCTGCATTATTGGCTGCCTgttgttggcctccctcttgCCTAAAGGGAAACCATCCAGCTTGGTGTCTATGTAAGAAAGCGGAACAGTTGAAAACCTCTCTTTTGAAAGCAAcaaaaattttttcttctacAGCTCACTACTGCAGCAAATTCTGCAAGTATTTTCACATGAATGAGGTTACATCTATTTTTCTGTGATTCACACTACTAAACTGAATGGCTATTCTTCAATGTTTGCATTAAGGTCTTGCTGTTCACAGCCCTCAGTTCCAGAAGACAAATAATGTACCACAATTAGGTGATTAAACATGTAGAATATGGGTCTCCTCCCCATTTTTAAGCACTGAAGTTAAGTAAGTTTTCAAAGCCAGTCTTAATTTCTTAGTTTAAATTTAATTTGCTGTggaaaaaagcaatttaaatttCATCTAATGCTTGAACCACATCACCACTGCAAATAAAATAAGCCTCTCCTACATTTCCAAGCATCTATATTCCGATTTCAATTACCTTACCTGTATGAAAGAACAGTCCTAGTTGGGACTGAGACTACAGGGTAAGGAAACTCTCAGTGAATGACATCAGTCCAAAATACCAAGCATTACTTATGTTTTCCACTTCTATTTACATCATTAAAAGGAAGTGATGACAACAGTACTGGTATTTCTCAACTAAGCACAGAATGTGCTTAGGTCTTTATGACATATAGTTAAAAAAATTTTACATCTCTGTATTCTACCAGATCTAGTACCCTACTATTACAGTACCATTACCTAAGAAAACTTACTGCACACACCCCTATGTGTTATTTTGGAAAGATATTTGAGCCTTGCTCTGCAATTTCATATCCAAGCAGTAAATTTAAGTTTATGCAAGTATATGCTTGACCTATATGAGCTTCCTTCCCCTCACAGATCTGCTTTCTAAATTTTCATTCCAAAATGCTACACTTCAACAATACTGATCAATTAATATCACCAGTATGTAAAAACATTGTGTTTCAGGTATAAGAAGCATCCAGCTCAGTGTAAAAACATTTTGAGAATTACTTTTCTTCACATCAGTTTCTCTACttgtttaaatttgtttttttaacagaCACATCCTATTGTAAAGGAGCAGTGTGTAAATTTTTGCACGTggatgattttttattttaaatggaataaACATCAGCACCATACTCCACATCTCAGATCTGCAGCTATACTCAACTGTTGTACTCACAAATAAACCAGCAGCATGGCTCCCATTACCATGACAAACCGACTGAAAGAAGAATAGAAGTATACAATGCTCAGAAGAATTGCTGCTCTAGAGAACGTGTACATCCAGTCCAGCCAGTCCCGGTTGAAGTCCTCTTCATTCACTACTGGGCCACCCTGTGCATTCATCTGAACATTTTGGTTTACAGGCCTGTTGTCCTGGACAGCTACATttggcactgctgcaggctCATTTGCAGGAGCGTGTTCTGAATTTACACCCTGGGCAACTGCAGATCTCGCTGGCTCAGTGCTGGAAGTCACTTGGGCTGAAACAGCAGCTTGGCTAAAAATTTAAACATAAACCTGGTTTGTCAAAAAACATGCAGCATAATTACTAAGCCTGTCTTCTTTGCTACAGTTCCAGATGTAATACATGTCAAAACAAACTGCATTCTCCCTTAGAGTTTTATTTACTAAGACATTAATTCTAATTCAAGACTAGATTTCATAATTTGCTAGAGAAAACAGAGTGTAAGACAGAGATAGACAAAATAAACACTGCCATTTTGATCCtgaaaaaagcatttaataTATTCTTTTCACTAGTGTAGCTGAGTACTAAGATAATGCAGACTTACTATTGCATGTAGTACTGACGTACATACATCTGTTGCCACCATATCATCTGTAAGGGACTGAATGCAGGATACATGGAAAATCCAGCAGGAGCACCTTGGCCTGGAAACTGGTTGCCTATGTTGCTAGAAAACGATTTAAGGAAAAACATTCAGCTCTGAATTGTGACATTTAAAAAGCGTGCTAGtattaaaaaacaattaaagtAGCATTTCTCCTCTCATTTGTTCCCCTAAAATAACATGCTGAAGTAACACATAGTAAGATCATCTAACCCATTCCAAAAAAGCACTACATTTTCATAAAAGAAATGAATGAGCAAGGTTATTTCcatagaaagaaaattttggttTGCATTTAGTATGTGCACTAGCTGCATCTCTGGGACAAAACAATGCTGGAAAGACTGTGCTAACTGCAGAAATTCTTTCATACAATTCCTTTCAAATTCAGAGGTCATCCTTAAAGGTCTACAAGAGGTCTAAAGGGAAAATGCACTATCTTCTACAGTTTTCTTTTGGAAGCAATATCTGAAATATCACCGTGATCAGAGATCTGAAGAAATAACATAAGCAAAGACAACAAACTAATCTTTCAGATACAGCTTCTGAAGATTGCAACTAAGAACACTGTAAAGGATTTACTTCCCCCCCTTCAATATTTTGAGTATATGTGATTCTGATTCACATGCAAGAGAGATAAAACTCCTGTACATaagttttggttggttttgtctGCTATAAGACTTCTTATCCTCTCTTACCTCCTAGAGCATATAGCATGTTTTGGCAAGATTTCCAACTCTTTCCCAAAAGATTTTGATGTAGTGAACTGTAGTAAACCAGGACATCTTTCAGGACAGCATGAGAGTATAAAGCATGAAGAAAAGTTTATTCAGACTGCAGGTAGCAAAAGCTGAGACTGCTGTAATTGTACTGCAGACTACACCTGTTCCCTAAGTAAGGCACTCCCTGCAAAGATATCACCAAGAGATTTCATTAGTCTACCAGGCACTCAGATATACACGACATGCCCAGAAAGAAAGATGGGAGGAAGACATTAAAATCTTTTTTCCATGTTACACATGAATAAGTATTGCACTGTAATTCTGGACAAGAACCTGCCATGCAACACCATGACCTCTGCTAAAACTGTTGTGTTTGCATTTAGCTATAACCTGTTTTGACAACAGTTTAgaggaaaacaaacccaaaaaaccaccaaaagtACTTTCCTGATACCAAACACAAACTGAAACAGTCAGAGGCATTATTCAAGgtttatttcaaatattgaaAGCGTTAACCAGGAGCCCTGCTGATGCTGTTTATTTATGTATAATTAATGTGTTGAAACAGCAATGCCATGGAGCTACTGTTGAAAAACATTAATCATGATTTACAACTGAAAGCTATAAGAATGTGTTTTTCTCTCCCTGGATCTGGCATACACTTGGAGAGATAAGACTCCTCCAAAATTCACAAAACATTTGACCTCAAAATGTAAAGATGATTTAAATATTCTACATGAGTGCCATTAAGTAGTGTGCTGAGACAAATCACTGAGCAGTGTCTCAATTTCAAGCAGGTAGAATATCAGATGGGGTTTTGAACAGGCAGGATCACTCACTTCCACCTCAGTCAGCAAAAATCCGTACTATTCAACTTGCCTGGGTGAGTTCTGAAGGAATTCGCCACTTCCTTTTCTCACATAGATTTTAGGGCTCTTCCTTGTAACTGCTATGTTGACCTCAAAAAAAGTTGAGAGGGCTTAGGCTAAGCTTGCTCTCACAGATACATCTTTTAGAAATATCACTGGATTTGAGCCTCGCCTTTCTTTCAAACTCTTTTGAAAGCTGCTTTCTTGATGTCTTAAAGCTTAATAGTAGATTAAGTAGCCAGTCAAACAAGACAAACCACAGAAGTTCAGTTGTCATGCTCTTTTCTTTCACATGATTTCTTTCCCATTCAAATATTGTGGTGGTTTCTAATTCTATTTTCCCCAATAGCTTTTCTAGAAGACGTGACTTTTTGAGAAGAAAGACTTAATTTTTCAAGACTTGGCTCCATTAATTGAGCAAAATTAATGGCTTACAACTGGCTTCTGGCTCAGAATGCTAGCTAGTACAGCAGTATTTTCTTTGCTCATCAAAAATCAAATGGAGGCAGATGCTGTCAATTATACAGCTATTACAGCTGCCATGATATTAAGTCAGCTTATGAAATTCAGAAACAACTCTTTACACTGTAACAATGTATTCCAGTGAGAAGAACCTCCACAAAGAAGAGGATCTTCTCAGCAAAGCAAGGCAGCTTGCTGTTCAAGGAAAAAGTAAAGTAGCACAATACCTTCTCCTCATCTTTTTccaaaaggaggagaaagaggtaGGAAGCAGAGTATATCAAAAGAATGGCAGCAACAGTGTAAGAACAAAGAAGCAAACAGCATCTGTATAGGCATTCCAAGACTGGAGAACAAAGCAGAGCAGACAACAGAAGAACAGTTGGATAAGCCAGAAAACAGTTCAAATGGTACAGGTAGCTTCAGAATATTCTGAAAAGAGACATAGTGTTCCTCAGGAGGGCTCAAAAGCACTCAGGATGGCTCAAAAGCACAAAACTACTTCTTTTGGTCTATGGAAGATACCCAAATAAACTAACCAGCACTGAATTTGAAGGCAAGGTTGTCACAAAGATACTGCTCACCAcgagtgaaaaaacaagaatTTTTATTCAGACTTAAAAGCCTGGAATATCAACTTCAGGCAGCATTTCAGTATCCTCCACTATGATACCTGCTACTTAGAAGACAATAGAGCAAAGGTGACTGATGCAGCAATGTATTTATGTGCTGAGATATATTGCATGCTGTCAGTATGCCATTTTGTTGATTGCTTTCAAACATTACTGTGTGCACAATACAAAAGCATTTCACTAGATGGGCCACCCACACTTGACAAATGATTTCACTGCCTTGATGTCTCTTGTCTGTTTACTGCTTCCAAGCGCTCTCCAGCCTGAAAtgtgagccctgccagggctaAGCCCGTGTGTTCTGTTtgtgcctctgcagcacagacccTGATCCCCAACAAAGTCCACAGGAGCAGACAATGCTGTgcttgctcctcacagctgaaGAATCACTTGGCACATACACAAACTACTTCCCCAGTCCCACCTCAAGTTTGGAGTTCTTAAAAACAGCATTTGCAAAAGCTTAAAAGCAACagaaggttttaatttttttccctgtaatacTTCAACAATCTGAACTAAATGCTATTTTCCCAAAGTATGTTCAACTCTCATACTGCAGCTTTAAGCCAGGAGCCGAAAAAACATCAAAACCGTAATTTAATCATCTAACATCCACATTACTTATTTGTACAAGTCAATCAAGTATTGCAAAACACCCAAGGAAAGTGACTCTTACATAAATTTTCAAACACCTGGTGATCTTTCCCTATCAGTAGTGCCTATATTTCATCATGCAAGAAAAGCGAGAATAAAAACTGTTTGgtcatgaaaataaaagaaaaatcaacaaaGTAACACCAGTTTCAGCTATGAATCTTCATTTTCCTAGCAAGTCTTGATCTGCACATAAATTACATTAAAGCTAGATCCCACTGCCCCAAATGATGTTTAAGTGACAGCTAAAAGAAGAGAGGCTATTTCTGCTGGAATACAAGCAGCAGTGcctaaaagcaaaagcagatgCATCTGAAAAGACTACTGAAGGATTAAAAAGGTTCTTAAAGAAGCAAGCAGACTCCAGCAGGCACTGCGCACAGATTATTTCAAGTTGAGCAGAGCCAATACCCAACAGTCCACAAAGATCTACTTCAAGTTCTGACAGCATTCCattaaaatactttcaaaaaaaaaaaaaagcctaggaTTTTTTagagtttgtttattttggcATTTCTGTTCAGATTAGGAATGCACTCCTGGAAGCCTCCAGTCACTTGCTCTTACTACAGCTCTGTTTGCACCACAGAATGCTCTTGGAACACCATCTGGATTCCTTCTGGATTACACAAAATTGAAATATGTGATTTGGGTGTACTGCCAATGCACCACAAAAACAAGCAGGACCCTATTCCAGGTAACCAAGCTAGAAATAGTCCAAGTAGGACTGAAACCCCTGAAATATGTACAGTCATGTCAGGTTCTCTGCACTTCTTTCAGTCCACAAATCCACTTCTCTCAATCCACATTACATGCTAGACATAGCAAGTCACAGACTTAGTATTTTTAAGGTGTTATTCCTTCTTTCCAAGACAGCAATGTCTCCCAAACTGACACAAATTAATTCAGCCCAAAGACTAAATAATGGTTCTGCTGCCTTTTGGAGTCCACAGCCTATTCAGTTCACCACATTTGACAAAAACTCAGAATAGGTCTATGTGAAAAGCTAATTAGAAAAATGTTAAAACTTCTTACAGATTGGTCATTCACACAACACATAATAAATTGCTTCTGGAATTAATTTACAAAAATAAGTTACACCAACAGCAGTCCTGACAGTCAACCTGGTGCTGCCTAGCTTTGTCAGAAGGGCAAGCATGACCACGTCTGTGAAGATGCATTTGGTCAGAATAACAAATCTCCACCCACTCTTGCCATTAGATAGTACAATTCagataataataattaaaaaaataaattcaagatGAAAACTAGCAAGAAGAGTAAAGTCTAAGCTAACTGTAATGAGAGCATGTAAATTAAACTGAAACTCTTTTTAGTAAGCTTTAACAGCTCCTGgcatctgttttctttccagcaACAGAAGCAATGTTACTGTTAGCACATTCatattttaggggtttttgtttCAACATTCCCCAAAGCAGGTTTCTAGAATCCATACAGTACTGGAAGAACACCTTGTCAGAAAGGAAGCTTGAAAGTGGCTCCCTGAAGAAATGACAGCTATCATCTCAGAACATACCATCctcctgttttcctgttttccccttGGAAGAAGCTGCTACTACTGCTACTAACAACAAAAACATGTTTAAGCAGCAGCTAAGGTCACATGGCTTAAAATTCCTAAAGCTGCTTtttaagcacaaaaaaaaaaaagaacaaaacttgAATAGTTATGCAGTAACAGACCTGATCTAGACTTGGTTACCTTTCACTGGCATGTATGAAAATCCTTAAACATTCTGTTGTAGATACACAAGCACTACATGTACTCAAAACACCTGCATATCATTTCTACAGTTGAATCAAATatggagaaatgaaaaattacatcTCTTATGTGTAAAAAACTAGAAACCATCACATTCTGCTAAGAATTTAGTGCTGATTGCTAAAATAAGGGACAGAAAAGACAACCAGAAGTAGTAATTCTATCAGTTACATTACTAACTACATCCACAAGACATATTAAAGCTGCACTTCTCCAAGAAAATTGAGGGCAGgaagcataaagaaaagtaacaAAAATCAGCCTGAAGGAGAGCACCAAGAGCACTTCCTCTTTGACTGACTCCTGGCTAAAATCACTAATTTTCACATGAAAACTTTTCTAACTTGACTTATGCTTCAAAGTGAACTAGCCAAATGGGTTTTccagactgagaaaaaaaatttaattgcaACTGAACATTTAAAGCATTGTAAAGAGTATCAAAGAGTGAGGATTGCTTCAGTCTCACTTACCCTTGCATTAAATAAGGGAACTGGTGGCTTGGCATGGGATTGCTGTGTGCTTGTGGAAGATTACGATGCCTCACTCCATCTGCACTAGTGTTCAAAGACGTAGAAGCAGCTTCTTGGTTTGTGGGTGAGGCACCAGTTGATCCAGAACGGTCtaaattcttaaaaataaataaaatcaaggTTGTGGATCTTTGGCACAGTTATAAGATTTACCACGATGTCTTAAAAAACTACTTGCTTTAATGTTTTGTCACAAATTTTAATAAGAGTGTAAACACTGGGTAAGTCTTCTGTGGTTTTATTGGTTCTGGCAAGCCTTagtaaaaacagaaattcaAAACTGCACTCAGGtgcaagaggggaaaaaataaaacaatttttcagAAAGACTCAACACTTGATAGTTTCCAGAGAAAACCACAAGTCACTGGGAATCATAGTTTCAAAAAGCTGAAGCAAACTAAAACTtaattgaaataatatttaGCAGGAACAGAAAGTCTAGTGACTATTGTTAACAGAAGTAACTGTAACTTCAGGATATGACTGTCTTCTGAGACAGTGGCTTAAAACACCATTCCCCTATCCTTATCTTTAGTTATCCCTTCTACTCTTCACCCTCTTCACTGTGCCAGCTGCCCAATCCAAATTGCTGCACTCATCACTGGAAGGGAGCTATCAATGAGAATAGGGAAACAGCTAGGAACTACTCAGGCTCCAAGGAACACACCTAAACCAGTGTAAGACCTCTGGTACCTGGCTTCTAAACTGTCACCGTAACAAGATTACAATGGGGCCATTGAGATGCATTATTTCAGTTGtaataaatccccaaatcctgttGCTAAGAATTACTGTAGTATTTACTTAGTCAAAAATCCTCTTTAACTTTGACAACTCAGGAAGCGAGGAGGTGCAATTACTTAAGACATCTATACCACAAAAAACACAAGAAGAATTTACCACTAGACCAGTGGGGGTGgggaggaataaaaataaaaaacaaatagaaGGACAAAAGCCATTCAAGCTTTGGATTTAGGCTGCTTCCTCCAAAGTGTTATGAACTTAGCACTTCGCAAACTGCCTGCTTTAAGCAGTCATTAATACAGTCATTCAAATACAACACTGACAACTGATATACACAACAATAAATACTTGCCAAGCAGGCTGCCTGAGTCCTGCCAGtaaacagaaatataaataaagcCTTTGAAAAGATGTTGTAGCCACAGTCCCCTCTCTACTGTTGCTTAAACTGCTTGTGTTTCTGACTGTCACACAGCAGCCTGACACAGGCCCTGTCAACAGCAGAATGAAGGCAGACAACTTCAAAGGGCATTTCCCATATGCTGACAATCCACACAACTCAGATGAAATGTACCTACATTGGTATTTTATATATCCCTTTCTGACTAACCTTCAAGGGTTGCTAAGTGATACTGccaattctggaaaaaaaagaactatCAAGTTCTCAACAGAAATCATATCTGCTTTTAAAACAATATAACCAAAGACCACCATCATTTTCGGAGGGTGTAAGGAGGGGAAGGCTCAAAACACCATAAACAAGCATGTTCTGTTAACAATTTAACTAATAAAAGTGTTAAGAACACTTGCTACTTTTGACTGCCTTACAGATGCTATGACTAGCTCCAAGTTGATACATAAATAGCGGCCAATTCCTGTCAAAAAAAAACCTGGCCAAGTTCCACCTGTATCTCACAACAACAGCAATATTTTGATTGGTCTCTCTTAAATTTTCACAAAGCAAATCTCAACTTAAGTTTTTCTAAAATTCTGGATACACTCTGCAATTTCTGCCAAAGATACAGAGATATGGAGAGAAAGGGAAGCGTTCTTTGCAATACAGTGTTAAAAAGAGTAGCTTAGAAAAAGTAGTGCTTTATCATCTAATAAACATAACTATTACTATCTGAAAAAAGGTCATCTTTGCTTAAATACAATTACATCCTTAAATTATCAAATTCATATAGCATGCTCTACTGTCAACACACCATTTTACAGACAAATATAAAAAGTTAAAGAGAAATTAATGGCAAGTTTCCTTCGTGTAGAAGGAATTCATGTCCTGTGAATGAAAAAAACTCACTGAACTACTGATGGAGGTTGATGCTCCATGACCTTCTCTACTGGTGCTGGGTTTTGGAGAACTTGGGGGTGTCCGAGATGTACATACCAGGTGAACCATATGATATTCATCTTgctgaaaattaaagaaatcaaAGAGCTTAAGCAACAATATTGGAGAAATttacaagtaaaaaaaaaatctttaaaaattcaaagttgtaAGCATTAAAGAAATATTATACAAGAGACCACAGAACAACACTTGAGTCgagcccaagagaaattctACTGTTTCGGAACAAATGCCTTCTTAGAAGCTGTCCACAATAACATATGGAACATTGACTTGATCCCAGTTTTCCCTAAAACTGTAGTATAGCAGCACCAATGGAAGAACTCCAGGAAAAGCATGAGGAA encodes:
- the HERPUD2 gene encoding homocysteine-responsive endoplasmic reticulum-resident ubiquitin-like domain member 2 protein isoform X3; amino-acid sequence: MDQSVVEHPVTLIIKAPNQKYTDQTISCFLEWTVGKLKSHLSKVYPSKPQDEYHMVHLVCTSRTPPSSPKPSTSREGHGASTSISSSNLDRSGSTGASPTNQEAASTSLNTSADGVRHRNLPQAHSNPMPSHQFPYLMQGCPGLLQFTTSKSFGKELEILPKHAICSRSNIGNQFPGQGAPAGFSMYPAFSPLQMIWWQQMYVRQYYMQYQAAVSAQVTSSTEPARSAVAQGVNSEHAPANEPAAVPNVAVQDNRPVNQNVQMNAQGGPVVNEEDFNRDWLDWMYTFSRAAILLSIVYFYSSFSRFVMVMGAMLLVYLHQAGWFPFRQEGGQQQAANNAEVNRDGQHANNPDLEEMERLMDDGIDEDSGEDAGEDGNTEQQPGFMASAWSFITTFFTSLIPEGPPQVGN
- the HERPUD2 gene encoding homocysteine-responsive endoplasmic reticulum-resident ubiquitin-like domain member 2 protein isoform X2 encodes the protein MDQSVVEHPVTLIIKAPNQKYTDQTISCFLEWTVGKLKSHLSKVYPSKPSTKDQRLVYSGRLLPDHLQLKDVLRKQDEYHMVHLVCTSRTPPSSPKPSTSREGHGASTSISSSNLDRSGSTGASPTNQEAASTSLNTSADGVRHRNLPQAHSNPMPSHQFPYLMQGCPGLLQFTTSKSFGKELEILPKHAICSRSNIGNQFPGQGAPAGFSMYPAFSPLQMIWWQQMYVRQYYMQYQAAVSAQVTSSTEPARSAVAQGVNSEHAPANEPAAVPNVAVQDNRPVNQNVQMNAQGGPVVNEEDFNRDWLDWMYTFSRAAILLSIVYFYSSFSRFVMVMGAMLLVYLQEGGQQQAANNAEVNRDGQHANNPDLEEMERLMDDGIDEDSGEDAGEDGNTEQQPGFMASAWSFITTFFTSLIPEGPPQVGN
- the HERPUD2 gene encoding homocysteine-responsive endoplasmic reticulum-resident ubiquitin-like domain member 2 protein isoform X1; translation: MDQSVVEHPVTLIIKAPNQKYTDQTISCFLEWTVGKLKSHLSKVYPSKPSTKDQRLVYSGRLLPDHLQLKDVLRKQDEYHMVHLVCTSRTPPSSPKPSTSREGHGASTSISSSNLDRSGSTGASPTNQEAASTSLNTSADGVRHRNLPQAHSNPMPSHQFPYLMQGCPGLLQFTTSKSFGKELEILPKHAICSRSNIGNQFPGQGAPAGFSMYPAFSPLQMIWWQQMYVRQYYMQYQAAVSAQVTSSTEPARSAVAQGVNSEHAPANEPAAVPNVAVQDNRPVNQNVQMNAQGGPVVNEEDFNRDWLDWMYTFSRAAILLSIVYFYSSFSRFVMVMGAMLLVYLHQAGWFPFRQEGGQQQAANNAEVNRDGQHANNPDLEEMERLMDDGIDEDSGEDAGEDGNTEQQPGFMASAWSFITTFFTSLIPEGPPQVGN
- the HERPUD2 gene encoding homocysteine-responsive endoplasmic reticulum-resident ubiquitin-like domain member 2 protein isoform X4, yielding MDQSVVEHPVTLIIKAPNQKYTDQTISCFLEWTVGKLKSHLSKVYPSKPSTKDQRLVYSGRLLPDHLQLKDVLRKQDEYHMVHLVCTSRTPPSSPKPSTSREGHGASTSISSSNLDRSGSTGASPTNQEAASTSLNTSADGVRHRNLPQAHSNPMPSHQFPYLMQGNIGNQFPGQGAPAGFSMYPAFSPLQMIWWQQMYVRQYYMQYQAAVSAQVTSSTEPARSAVAQGVNSEHAPANEPAAVPNVAVQDNRPVNQNVQMNAQGGPVVNEEDFNRDWLDWMYTFSRAAILLSIVYFYSSFSRFVMVMGAMLLVYLHQAGWFPFRQEGGQQQAANNAEVNRDGQHANNPDLEEMERLMDDGIDEDSGEDAGEDGNTEQQPGFMASAWSFITTFFTSLIPEGPPQVGN